Proteins from a genomic interval of Cryptococcus neoformans var. grubii H99 chromosome 8, complete sequence:
- a CDS encoding periodic tryptophan protein 2, protein MKSNFVFQNLCGTVYRQGNVVFTPDGNSVLSPVGNRVSVFDLVNNKSRTLPFENRKNIASIALSPDGNVLISIDEDGRALFVHFRKGTVLHHISFKRKVHHVSFSPDGKYIAITHGHMVQIWNTPSHLVREFAPFTLHREYTGHHDEVVNVSWSKTSRYFITTSRDMTARLYTINPLEGFQPKQFGGHRDVVLGAFFSQDEKTIYTVSRDGAVFVWKAKKGVSEEDSDVEMDILDAPTTSTSAANLALEHAVAYTRWGVHGRHFFNQPGTKVICATFHPKTSLLIVGFSSGVFGLWEMPEFTPVHTLSISNEKISSVAVSASGEWLAFGAAKLGQLLVWEWQSESYVLKQQGHYYDMNTLAFSPDGQNIATGGEDGKVKLWNASSGFCFVTFPEHTAAISTVEFAKQGQVLFSASLDGTVRAYDLVRYRNFRTFTSPTPVQFSALAVDPSGDVVCAGSQDSFEIYMWSVQTGKLLDILTGHTAPISGLAFSPTGNQLASSSWDRSIRLWSVFGRSRATEPIELSGEATALAFRPDGNEICASTLNGELTFIDVEEGQIKSVIEGRRDISGGRKVDDRLTAANNAASKYFNSVIYTADGACVLAGGSSKYVVLYDRTEGVMVKKFQISENLSLDGTQEMLDSRKMTEAGTIDSFDRQGEEEDLEDRLDSTLPGASKGDLSKRRYRREARTNCVRFSATGRSWAAASTEGLLIYSLDESTTFDPFDLSIDLTPESIMQTVANGDHLIALIMALRLSEKPLIQRVYESIPPSSIRLIARQLPGVYIPRFMKFISDHIENTPHVEFDLVWTAAMLTSHGKFLKERKGEMASTLRGLVRGLMGLEMSVAKISDENTFSLSYILSQAGKGDQIEFEEGEGDAFILDVDGA, encoded by the exons ATGAAGTCTAACTTCGTCTTCCAAAATCTCTGCGGTACCGTTTACAGACAGGGAAATGTTGTCTTTACGCCCGATGGGAACTCTGTGTTGAGTCCGGTGGGAAACAGGGTGTCTGTGTTTGACTTGGTGAA TAACAAGTCAAGGACCTTGCCCTTTGAGAACAGAAAAAATATTGCTTCCATTGCTCTTTCTCCGGATGGCAACGTACTAATTTCCATCGACGAAG ATGGACGAGCATTGTTTGTTCACTTCCGTAAAGGGACAGTTCTTCACCACATCTCTTTCAAGCGCAAAGTCCACCACGTTTCATTCTCACCCGACGGCAAATACATTGCGATAACACACGGTCACATGGTGCAAATATGGAACACTCCCAGCCACTTGGTCCGAGAGTTTGCACCTTTTACCCTCCATAGGGAGTATACTGGTCATCACGACGAAGTTGTTAATGTCTCCTGGTCCAAAACCTCCAG GTATTTTATCACTACCTCGAGAGATATGACTGCGAGGCTATATACCATTAACCCGCTTGAAGGTTTTCAACCTAAGCAGTTTGGGGGACATAGGGATGTTGTTTTAGGGGCGTTCTTTTCTCAAGACGAGAAGACT ATTTACACCGTTTCTCGGGACGGCGCAGTATTTGTAtggaaggcaaagaagggcGTCTCTGAGGAGGACTCCGATGTTGAGATGGATATTCTTGACGCTCCCACCACTTCTACCTCTGCCGCCAACCTTGCCCTTGAGCATGCCGTCGCCTACACTCGATGGGGTGTTCACGGTCgccacttcttcaaccaaCCTGGTACAAAAGTCATTTGCGCTACCTTCCACCCCAAGACAtccctcctcatcgtcgGCTTTTCCTCTGGTGTCTTCGGCTTGTGGGAGATGCCCGAATTTACCCCGGTGCATACTTTGTCGATCTCCAACGAGAAGATCTCTAGTGTGGCAGTCTCTGCGTCGGGAGAATGGTTGGCATTTGGGGCGGCCAAGCTTGGACAGTTGTTGGTTTGGGAATGGCAGAGTGAGAGTTACGTCCTTAAACAGCAAGGGCATTACTACGACATGAACACCTTGGCGTTTAGTCCCGATGGGCAGAACATTGCCACTGGCGGTGAAGACGGTAAGGTCAAGTTATGGAATGCTTCAAGTGGCTTCTGCTTTGTGACCTTTCCCGAACACACTGCCGCTATCTCCACTGTCGAGTTTGCTAAGCAGGGACAAGTTTTATTCTCAGCATCCCTTGACGGTACTGTCCGCGCATACGACCTCGTTCGATACCGTAACTTCCGGACATTCACCTCCCCCACTCCTGTCCAATTCTCTGCCCTCGCTGTCGACCCTTCAGGCGACGTGGTCTGTGCTGGATCTCAAGATTCCTTCGAGATCTACATGTGGTCAGTCCAAACCGGTAAACTGCTTGACATTCTCACTGGCCACACCGCTCCCATATCAGGCCTCGCCTTTTCTCCCACCGGTAATCAGTTggcgtcttcctcttgggATCGTTCTATCCGCTTATGGTCTGTTTTCGGGCGGTCAAGAGCCACCGAACCCATTGAGCTTTCGGGCGAAGCGACTGCTTTGGCATTCAGGCCAGACGGAAATGAGATTTGCGCTTCTACGTTGAACGGGGAATTGACCTTTATcgatgtggaagaagggcagaTTAAGTCTGTTATTGAAGGCCGAAGAGATATctctggaggaagaaaggtggATGACCGACTTACAGCTGCCAACAACGCCGCAAGCAAGTATTTCAACAGTGTCATCTACACTGCCGACGGTGCTTGTGTTTTGGCTGGTGGGAGCAGCAAGTATGTTGTGCTATATGATCGTACGGAAGGtgtgatggtgaagaagttTCAGATCAGCGAAAATCTCAGCTTAGACGGTACGCAAGAAATGTTAGACtcgaggaagatgacggaGGCAGGGACTATCGACTCATTTGATAGAcaaggcgaggaggaggacttGGAAGATAGGTTGGACTCGACGTTGCCCGGTGCCAGCAAGGGTGATCTTTCCAAGAGGCGGTATAGGCGGGAGGCCAGGACCAATTGTGTACGTTTTTCTGCCACTGGTCGAAGCTGGGCGGCGGCCAGTACGGAAGGTCTTTTGATATATTCTCTCGATGAGAGCACCACTTTCGACCCCTTTGACCTGTCCATCGATCTTACCCCCGAATCAATCATGCAGACTGTCGCCAACGGCGACCACCTTATCGCTCTCATTATGGCTCTTCGTCTTTCAGAAAAGCCTCTTATCCAGAGGGTATATGAATCTAtacctccttcatcaatcCGACTCATCGCCCGTCAGTTGCCTGGAGTGTACATTCCCCGGTTTATGAAATTCATCAGCGACCATATCGAGAACACTCCGCACGTGGAGTTTGATTTGGTGTGGACAGCTGCCATGTTGACCAGTCATGGGAAGTtcttgaaggagaggaagggagagatggcTTCGACGTTAAGAGGATTGGTAAGAGGGTTGATGGGCTTAGAGATGAGTGTTGCCAAGAT ATCGGATGAGAACACATTTTCCCTCAGTTACATCCTTTCTCAGGCAGGGAAAGGTGATCAGATCGaatttgaagaaggcgaaggggA
- a CDS encoding small subunit ribosomal protein S23, producing MGSNKPRGLQAARKLRTSRRENRWADKNYKKRALGKFYKTSPTGGSSHAKGIVLEKVGVEAKQPNSAIRKCVRVQLIKNGKKVTAFVPNDGCLNFTDENDEVLISGFGRRGKAKGDIPGVRFKVVKVAGVGLLALWKEKKEKPRS from the exons ATGGGTAGCAACAAGCCTAGGGGTCTGCAGGCCGCTCGAAAGCTCCGTACCTCTCGAAGGGAGAACCGATGGGCCGACAAGAACTACAAGAAGCGAGCTCTCGGCAAGTTCTACAAGACCTCCCCCACTGGTGGCTCTTCCCACGCTAAGGGTATCGttttggagaag GTCGGCGTTGAGGCCAAGCAGCCCAACTCTGCTATCCGAAAGTGTGTCCGAGTTCAGCTCATCAAGAACGGCAAGAAGGTCACCGCTTTCGTCCCCAACGACGGTTGTTTGAACTTC ACCGACGAGAACGACGAGGTCCTTATCTCCGGTTTCGGTCGACGAGGAAAGGCTAAGGGTGATATTCCTGGTGTCCGATTCAAGGTCGTCAAGGTTGCTGGTGTCGGTCTTCTTGCTCTctggaaggagaagaa GGAGAAGCCTAGGTCGTAA
- a CDS encoding gamma-glutamyltransferase yields the protein MAPINHSRLHPSYNPQFSHFPSRRSTVFSTKGAVATSQPLAAQAGLEVLNKGGNAADAAVATAAALNVCEPSMTGIGGDVFCLFYDAASKTVKGVNGSGRSPKALSLEYLRSQGITGDAIPLTDLNSVTVPGAAAGWLKTIEEFGSGKLSMREILDPAIRLAREGVPQHELSSNQWQIAEQLIKEASSNWREMMMPDGNPPQPSYVMTHNTLADTLEEVAEHGHDGFYKGRIAQAIVDLVKSGGGVMTLEDLAECTADVIQPISYTFKPHHSANDEESSDPGLTLWECPPNGQGITALIALGIIEAVEEIHGIDVLEIEHNGKLYLHILIESLRLAFADTRYYVTDPDVEHVPMKELLSKEYLRKRASLIDLNKSSIIKHGTPVQSSDTVYLATADKEGNSCSFIASNYAGFGTGAIPKGCGFTLQNRGTGFTLIEGHPNCIKGGKRPYHTIIPGMVTHGDDLMMSFGVMGGFMQPQGHIQVLLNKLRGFSNQSTLDAPRFCISAGLPDNGVKNAEQGAGDIDSEIWFEDGIDRKVIEELRAMGHQCEIAEDYERKIAGKGQIIQRVVDPNGRRVWACGSDLRGDGCAVGQV from the exons ATGGCGCCCATAAAccactctcgtcttcacccATCTTACAACCCCCAGTTCTCACACTTTCCCTCCAGACGTTCAACTGTGTTCTCGACCAAGGGTGCTGTCGCGACGTCTCAGCCTTTGGCAGCCCAAGCTGGTCTGGAGGTTTTGAACAAAGGCGGTAATGCAG CCGATGCTGCCGTCGCTACCGCGGCTGCTCTGAATGTTTGTGAACCTTCAATGACAG GTATTGGTGGAG ATGTCTTCTGTCTCTTCTACGACGCCGCAAGTAAGACGGTTAAGGGTGTTAACGGCTCAGGTCGTTCTCCTAAGGCTCTCAGTTTAGAGTATCTCCGTTCACAAGGCATAACCGGTGATGCT ATTCCCTTGACGGACTTGAACTCTGTCACAGTCCCTGGTGCCGCAGCCGGATGGCTTAAGACAATTGAGGAATTCGGCTCTGGCAAACTATCCATGAGGGAAATTCTGGACCCTGCCATAAGGCTTGCAAGGGAAGGTGTGCCCCAGCATGAGCTGAGCAGTAACCAA TGGCAGATTGCCGAACAGCTTATCAAGGAAGCTTCCTCCAACTGGAGAGA AATGATGATGCCAGACGGC AATCCTCCCCAACCGTCATACGTCATGACACATAATACTTTGGCCGATACTCTCGAAGAGGTTGCTGAGCATGGTCACGACGGCTTTTACAAAGGACGGATTGCTCAAG CCATTGTGGATCTTGTCAaaagtggtggaggagtCATGACTTTGGAGGATCTCGCCGAGTGCACTGCGGACGTTATACAACCCATCTCATACACCTTCAAACCTCATCATTCTGCCAATGACGAAGAGTCTAGTGATCCTGGACTCACCCTGTGGGAATGCCCGCCGAATGGACAGGGCATCACTGCACTCATAGCTTTGGGTATTATCGAAGCCGTCGAAGAAATACATGGTATTGATGTGTTGGAGATTGAACATAACGGGAAGTTATATCTACATATCTTGATAGAGTCCTTAAGGCTGGCATTCGCGGATA CCCGATACTATGTCACCGATCCAGATGTTGAGCATGTGCCCATGAAGGAACTTTTGTCTAAAGAGTATCTTCGGAAGCGTGCGTCTCTCATTGACCTCAACAAATCCTCAATCATCAAACATGGTACGCCCGTCCAGTCATCAGACACTGTCTACCTCGCCACGGCCGATAAAGAAGGAAACAGTTGCAGTTTTATTGCTTCCAACTATGCCG GGTTTGGCACAGGTGCTATCCCTAAGGGCTGCGGTTTTACTCTCCAGAATCGAGGGACTGGATTCACTTTAATCGAAGGGCACCCCAACTGCATCAAAGGCGGGAAGAGACCATACCATACTATCATCCCTGGTATGGTTACCCATGGTGATGATCTGATGATGTCTTTCGGTGTCATGGGAGG GTTCATGCAACCTCAAGGCCATATCCAAGTTCTTCTGAACAAGCTTCGAGGCTTCTCTAACCAGTCTACCCTGGACGCACCTCGTTTCTGTATATCTGCAGGGCTGCCTGATAATGGCGTGAAGAACGCTGAACAAGGTGCTGGCGATATCGACAGCGAGATTTGGTTTGAGGATGGTATCGACCGAAAGGTCATTGAGGAATTGAGAG CCATGGGCCATCAGTGCGAGATTGCAGAAGATTATGAGCGAAAGATTGCAGGTAAGGGGCAGATTATCCAACGGGTGGTAGATCCCaacggaagaagggtatgGGCGTGTGGATCAGATTTAAGGGGAGACGGTTGTGCGGTCGGGCAAGTCTAA
- a CDS encoding gamma-glutamyltransferase, variant gives MAPINHSRLHPSYNPQFSHFPSRRSTVFSTKGAVATSQPLAAQAGLEVLNKGGNAADAAVATAAALNVCEPSMTDVFCLFYDAASKTVKGVNGSGRSPKALSLEYLRSQGITGDAIPLTDLNSVTVPGAAAGWLKTIEEFGSGKLSMREILDPAIRLAREGVPQHELSSNQWQIAEQLIKEASSNWREMMMPDGNPPQPSYVMTHNTLADTLEEVAEHGHDGFYKGRIAQAIVDLVKSGGGVMTLEDLAECTADVIQPISYTFKPHHSANDEESSDPGLTLWECPPNGQGITALIALGIIEAVEEIHGIDVLEIEHNGKLYLHILIESLRLAFADTRYYVTDPDVEHVPMKELLSKEYLRKRASLIDLNKSSIIKHGTPVQSSDTVYLATADKEGNSCSFIASNYAGFGTGAIPKGCGFTLQNRGTGFTLIEGHPNCIKGGKRPYHTIIPGMVTHGDDLMMSFGVMGGFMQPQGHIQVLLNKLRGFSNQSTLDAPRFCISAGLPDNGVKNAEQGAGDIDSEIWFEDGIDRKVIEELRAMGHQCEIAEDYERKIAGKGQIIQRVVDPNGRRVWACGSDLRGDGCAVGQV, from the exons ATGGCGCCCATAAAccactctcgtcttcacccATCTTACAACCCCCAGTTCTCACACTTTCCCTCCAGACGTTCAACTGTGTTCTCGACCAAGGGTGCTGTCGCGACGTCTCAGCCTTTGGCAGCCCAAGCTGGTCTGGAGGTTTTGAACAAAGGCGGTAATGCAG CCGATGCTGCCGTCGCTACCGCGGCTGCTCTGAATGTTTGTGAACCTTCAATGACAG ATGTCTTCTGTCTCTTCTACGACGCCGCAAGTAAGACGGTTAAGGGTGTTAACGGCTCAGGTCGTTCTCCTAAGGCTCTCAGTTTAGAGTATCTCCGTTCACAAGGCATAACCGGTGATGCT ATTCCCTTGACGGACTTGAACTCTGTCACAGTCCCTGGTGCCGCAGCCGGATGGCTTAAGACAATTGAGGAATTCGGCTCTGGCAAACTATCCATGAGGGAAATTCTGGACCCTGCCATAAGGCTTGCAAGGGAAGGTGTGCCCCAGCATGAGCTGAGCAGTAACCAA TGGCAGATTGCCGAACAGCTTATCAAGGAAGCTTCCTCCAACTGGAGAGA AATGATGATGCCAGACGGC AATCCTCCCCAACCGTCATACGTCATGACACATAATACTTTGGCCGATACTCTCGAAGAGGTTGCTGAGCATGGTCACGACGGCTTTTACAAAGGACGGATTGCTCAAG CCATTGTGGATCTTGTCAaaagtggtggaggagtCATGACTTTGGAGGATCTCGCCGAGTGCACTGCGGACGTTATACAACCCATCTCATACACCTTCAAACCTCATCATTCTGCCAATGACGAAGAGTCTAGTGATCCTGGACTCACCCTGTGGGAATGCCCGCCGAATGGACAGGGCATCACTGCACTCATAGCTTTGGGTATTATCGAAGCCGTCGAAGAAATACATGGTATTGATGTGTTGGAGATTGAACATAACGGGAAGTTATATCTACATATCTTGATAGAGTCCTTAAGGCTGGCATTCGCGGATA CCCGATACTATGTCACCGATCCAGATGTTGAGCATGTGCCCATGAAGGAACTTTTGTCTAAAGAGTATCTTCGGAAGCGTGCGTCTCTCATTGACCTCAACAAATCCTCAATCATCAAACATGGTACGCCCGTCCAGTCATCAGACACTGTCTACCTCGCCACGGCCGATAAAGAAGGAAACAGTTGCAGTTTTATTGCTTCCAACTATGCCG GGTTTGGCACAGGTGCTATCCCTAAGGGCTGCGGTTTTACTCTCCAGAATCGAGGGACTGGATTCACTTTAATCGAAGGGCACCCCAACTGCATCAAAGGCGGGAAGAGACCATACCATACTATCATCCCTGGTATGGTTACCCATGGTGATGATCTGATGATGTCTTTCGGTGTCATGGGAGG GTTCATGCAACCTCAAGGCCATATCCAAGTTCTTCTGAACAAGCTTCGAGGCTTCTCTAACCAGTCTACCCTGGACGCACCTCGTTTCTGTATATCTGCAGGGCTGCCTGATAATGGCGTGAAGAACGCTGAACAAGGTGCTGGCGATATCGACAGCGAGATTTGGTTTGAGGATGGTATCGACCGAAAGGTCATTGAGGAATTGAGAG CCATGGGCCATCAGTGCGAGATTGCAGAAGATTATGAGCGAAAGATTGCAGGTAAGGGGCAGATTATCCAACGGGTGGTAGATCCCaacggaagaagggtatgGGCGTGTGGATCAGATTTAAGGGGAGACGGTTGTGCGGTCGGGCAAGTCTAA
- a CDS encoding transcription factor iiia gives MALVLKPPSLGDLMVFEDFPTQHQTKPIAEKKHDWPSRTEKRFKCVYEGCDRAYTKPSRLAEHEMTHRNERPFACSQCPRTYFREDHLKAHARTHSNVKIKPFQCTREGCKRSFWTASKLRRHEEVHDKDGAYPCDKCDAAFNKHHLLREHVALAHMPPGTKPFICTHEGCSASFATKAHLKNHEKTHDERRYICSHHDHGEDFPAFSKWTELQKHISTEHAPTCPHPECNGRIFKNNQRLRDHLRVHADQQADKAALADRHEEEVPQLLLEGLGKSRKKRKSFAQREAEDNGPRKLRKILDGDAGKDWACEHESCDKKFKSRYALETHVKVVHQNIREHVCPREGCGKAYAYKANLNQHLAKHNLYAGPSKSASTSESGMLTGMVKEMRRFICPAWALGVFPENGDMIVAPRRPELLTEDGNGNEQLQSIVRCRAPASESTTIANTSAILRGSKSEDLAGKRCILRFWRVYDVRRHLKSEHHVELDDMQVRRLLLSTGQTGE, from the exons ATGGCGCTCGTCCTAAAGCCGCCGTCGCTGGGTGACCTTATGGTATTTGAGGACTTCCCCACCCAACACCAAACCAAGCCCATTGCTGAGAAAAAACATGACTGGCCAAGTCGGACGGAAAAGAGATTCAAATGTGTCTATGAAGGATGCGATAGAGCTTACACCAAACCATCGAGACTTGCTGAGCATGAGATGACTCATCGAAATGAG CGACCCTTCGCCTGCTCACAATGCCCTCGAACATACTTCAGAGAAGACCACCTCAAAGCCCATGCGCGCACCCATTCGAACGTAAAGATAAAACCCTTCCAGTGTACTCGTGAAGGTTGCAAACGATCTTTCTGGACCGCATCAAAACTTCGTCGGCATGAAGAAGTTCACGATAAGGACGGTGCCTATCCT TGTGACAAGTGTGATGCTGCATTCAACAAACATCACCTTCTCCGAGAACACGTCGCTTTAGCGCATATGCCTCCCGGTACCAAACCTTTCATCTGCACTCATGAAGGCTGCAGCGCTTCTTTTGCAACTAAAGCTCATCTCAAGAACCACGAGAAAACCCACGACG AAAGACGATATATCTGTTCTCACCACGATCATGGCGAAGATTTCCCCGCATTTTCTAAGTGGACGGAACTTCAAAAGCACATATCTACGGAACACGCGCCCACATGTCCCCATCCTGAATGTAACGGTCGAATCTTCAAGAACAATCAACGTCTCAGAGACCACTTGCGTGTACACGCGGATCAACAGGCCGACAAAGCTGCGCTTGCCGACCGacacgaggaagaagtgcCGCAATTGCTGTTAGAAGGGTTGGGCAAAAgtagaaagaagaggaaatcTTTTGCGCAACGGGAGGCAGAGGATAACGGACCTaggaagttgaggaagattcTCGACGGTGATGCGGGAAAAGATTGGGCTTGTGAGCATGAGAGTTGTGACAAAAAATTCAAATCT CGATATGCTTTAGAAACCCATGTCAAAGTTGTCCACCAAAACATCCGTGAACATGTTTGCCCCCGTGAAGGATGTGGCAAAGCGTATGCCTACAAAGCCAACCTGAACCAACATCTTGCCAAACATAATTTATACGCGGGACCTTCGAAAAGCGCGTCGACATCTGAAAGCGGGATGTTGACTGGGATGgtcaaggagatgaggagattTATCTGTCCTGCATGGGCGTTAGGCGTCTTTCCAGAGAACGGTGATATGATTGTTGCTCCACGGCGGCCTGAACTTCTTACGGAGGACGGTAACGGTAATGAACAACTTCAATCTATCGTCAGATGCAGAGCACCTGCATCGGAGTCAACCACTATAGCCAACACTTCAGCAATCCTAAGAGGATCGAAATCCGAAGACTTGGCTGGCAAGAGGTGTATCCTTCGATTCTGGAGAGTGTACGATGTTCGACGACATCTCAAGTCAGAGCACCatgttgagcttgacgatATGCAAGTTAGGAGATTGTTGCTCAGCACTGGTCAAACCGGGGAATAG
- a CDS encoding rho family protein, with the protein MSTYDSAPMRRPDIKKKLVVVGDGGCGKTCLLTVYAENRFPEEYVPTVFENLMTTVPSPTDPSKIIELALWDTAGQEDFDRLRPLSYNDTDVILIVFACNHRPSLLNVQDKWYPEMAHFCENVPLILVCTKTDLREDQQTLSLMAAQGTAPISASEGERIAKEIGARRYMECSAKAGMGVGEVFDAAIRESMKKGGLKKMKGRKCVVL; encoded by the exons ATGTCT ACGTACGACAGCGCACCCATGAGACGGCCGGATATCAAAAAGAAACTCGTTGTGGTTGGCGATGGTG GCTGCGGTAAGACTTGTCTATTAACGGTCTACGCCGAGAATCGTTTTCCTGAAGAATACGTCCCTACCGTTTTCGAGAATCTCATGACCACTGTCCCTTCGCCTACCGACCCTTCCAAAATCATTGAACTCGCTCTCTGGGATACAGCCGGACAAGAAGACTTTGACAGGCTGCGGCCATTAAGTTATAACGACACAGATGTGATCCTAATAGTTTTCGCCTGCAACCATCGACCAAGTTTGTTGAACGTGCAGGATAAG TGGTACCCAGAAATGGCCCACTTCTGCGAAAATGTCCCCCTCATCTTAGTCTGTACCAAAACCGATCTTCGCGAAGATCAACAAACGCTCTCCCTTATGGCTGCTCAAGGCACGGCACCAATCAGTGCTTCAGAAGGCGAACGAATAGCAAAGGAGATTGGAGCCAGACGGTATATGGAGTGCTCAGCAAAGGCCGGGATGGGCGTAGGAGAGGTGTTCGACGCCGCTATTAGAGAAAGCATGAAGAAAGGGGGTTtaaagaagatgaagggcaGGAAGTGCGTGGTTCTGTAG
- a CDS encoding NAD-dependent histone deacetylase SIR2 has translation MAGDHKATDLESKFSEPWNEEPEEPYSDNGTSDSDDSEATRSSSPGIDDGALSGDDLDPLRKAASFIKSGKAKDVVFLLGAGISTSAGIPDFRSPSTGLYHNLQALELPFPEAVFELGFFQRRPEPFWTLAKEIYPGRHFPTPTHYLLQLFNRHNLLKRVFTQNIDTLETLAGLPPHLIVEAHGSFATAHCLKCRREVDREEVLKAGVRRGEVVRCDATLKTMGKGKKCGGLVKPDIVFFGEGLPDRFFKLAPELRKCDLLIIIGTSLQVQPFASLVDYVPSTCPRLLINREAVGPFSGLDSTFSSLSPSISKLLNGSSYPSRDMFCEGDADLGAWKLAEELGWKDELEEMVKKGREELEREWRKQEGGLAGEGTKEAEKTAEKVAKAVTKKIQEEEELEEAVRKSLKL, from the exons AT GGCAGGCGATCACAAAGCTACTGATCTGGAATCCAAGTTTTCCGAGCCCTGGAACGAAGAACCAGAAGAACCATATAGCGATAACGGGACTTCTGATTCTGATGACTCAGAG GCTACTAGGTCTTCGTCCCCGGGTATAGACGATGGGGCGTTATCAGGAGATGACCTTGATCCTTTGAGAAAAGCAGCGAGCTTTATCAAATCAGGAAAGG CAAAAGATGTTGTTTTCCTTCTAGGAGCTGGTATCTCTACCTCTGCTGGTATCCCTGATTTCCGTTCCCCTTCGACCGGTCTCTACCATAACTTGCAAGCATTGGAACTGCCATTCCCAGAAGCGGTATTTGAGCTGGGGTTTTTCCAGAGGAGGCCTGAACCATTTTGGACGCTGGCAAAAGAGATATATCCCGGAAGACATTTC CCTACGCCTACACATTACCTTCTCCAGCTGTTCAATCGGCACAACCTCCTAAAGCGTGTATTCACCCAAAATATTGATACCCTTGAAACTCTTGCCGGATTGCCTCCTCATCTCATCGTCGAAGCTCACGGCTCTTTCGCCACCGCGCACTGCCTCAAGTGTCGACGAGAAGTCGATAGAGAGGAGGTTCTTAAAGCCGGTGTtaggagaggagaggtCGTCCGATGCGATGCAACCCTCAAGACGatggggaaagggaagaaatgtGGTGGTTTGGTAAAGCCTGATATCGTATTCTTTGGAGAGGGTCTCCCAGATCGGTTCTTCAAGCTTGCGCCA GAACTGAGAAAATGCGATTTACTAATTATTATTGGCACATCACTCCAAGTTCAACCCTTCGCCTCTCTCGTGGACTACGTTCCATCTACATGTCCTCGTTTACTCATCAACCGTGAAGCCGTCGGACCATTTTCCGGTCTGGACAGTAcattctcctccctctctcccagCATCTCAAAGCTCCTTAACGGTTCGAGCTATCCATCGAGAGACATGTTCTGCGAAGGTGATGCTGACCTTGGCGCCTGGAAGCTAGCGGAAGAACTGGGTTGGAAAGATgagctggaggagatggtgaagaagggaagagaagaattGGAGAGGGAATGGAGGAAGCAAGAAGGGGGCCTGGCTGGGGAAGGAACGAAGGAGGCTGAGAAGACGGCGGAGAAGGTGGCCAAAGCTGTGACGAAAAAGattcaagaagaagaggagcttgaagaagctgtcAGAAAGTCACTCAAGCTCtaa